A window of the Hordeum vulgare subsp. vulgare chromosome 5H, MorexV3_pseudomolecules_assembly, whole genome shotgun sequence genome harbors these coding sequences:
- the LOC123452073 gene encoding rhomboid-like protein 15 isoform X2 has product MRPNIVTEAGISTRLNQWWSSTPFITSGVTIICAAIYLVCLLIGYDSYAEICFLPSAVASHFQVYRFYTSVLFHGSLLHVLFNMLTFVPLGTELERIMGSVRLLFLMFLLATTNAIFHLIVAFLVDYNPLYHVSYLVDECSIGFSGVIFSMIVIETSLSGVQYRSVFGLFNVPAKWYAWILLILFQFLASNVSLLGHLSGILSGFAYTHGLFNYLLPGPSFYSSIEGLSMLSVCVRRPGFILCTGGTTYGQLPTHSNMSTPPSSLINANFLRNISSWMPSRRTSTVQTSTNQEQEDPRFPGRGRTLASTGTEPTAREASANLHARHAAANTVRADATVTADQTDTFDEELKKLVGMGFERTQAEVALAAADGDPNVAIEILMSQQD; this is encoded by the exons ATGCGCCCCAACATCGTCACGGAG GCTGGGATTTCAACTAGGTTGAACCAGTGGTGGAGCAGCACCCCGTTCATTACTTCCGGCGTTACCATAATATGTGCGGCGATATATCTGGTGTGCTTGTTGATTGGATATGACTCCTATGCCGAGATATGCTTCTTGCCTTCTGCAGTGGCCTCACATTTTCAAG TGTACAGGTTCTACACATCTGTTCTGTTTCATGGCTCTTTGCTTCATGTGCTATTCAACATGCTGACCTTTGTACCCTTGGGGACTGAGTTGGAGAGAATTATGGGATCAGTCCGTCTCTTGTTCCTGATGTTCCTTCTTGCAACGACTAATGCAATTTTCCATCTCATCGTTGCCTTCTTGGTGGATTACAATCCTTTATACCATGTCTCATATCTTGTGGATGAATGTTCGATTGGCTTTTCTGGAGTTATATTCTCAATGATAGTCATTGAGACAAGCCTGAGTGGAGTGCAATATCGAAG TGTCTTCGGTCTCTTCAATGTCCCTGCAAAATG GTATGCATGGATTTTGCTGATACTGTTTCAGTTTCTCGCTAGTAATGTTTCATTACTGGGGCACCTCTCTGGCATCTTGTCTGGATTTGCAT ACACTCATGGGCTGTTCAACTACTTGCTGCCTGGACCATCGTTTTACTCTTCTATTGAAGGCTTGTCCATGCTA TCTGTTTGTGTTAGGCGTCCTGGCTTTATTCTCTGTACTGGAGGAACAACATATGGCCAGCTTCCTACACATTCTAATATGTCCACTCCACCCAG CTCTCTGATAAATGCAAATTTCTTGAGAAATATTTCGTCATGGATGCCAAGTAGGCGTACATCCACTGTTCAGACGTCTACTAATCAG GAACAAGAAGACCCGAGATTTCCAGGGAGAGGGCGGACGCTTGCTTCTACAGGAACCGAACCAACTGCAAGGGAGGCCAGTGCAAATTTGCATGCTAG GCATGCAGCAGCAAACACTGTCAGAGCTGATGCAACAGTAACAGCTGACCAG ACTGATACATTTGATGAAGAGCTTAAGAAGCTGGTTGGAATGGGCTTTGAAAGG ACTCAGGCTGAAGTTGCTCTTGCTGCCGCGGACGGAGATCCCAATGTTGCCATTGAGATTCTCATGAGCCAGCAG GATTAG
- the LOC123452073 gene encoding rhomboid-like protein 15 isoform X1, with protein MRPNIVTEAGISTRLNQWWSSTPFITSGVTIICAAIYLVCLLIGYDSYAEICFLPSAVASHFQVYRFYTSVLFHGSLLHVLFNMLTFVPLGTELERIMGSVRLLFLMFLLATTNAIFHLIVAFLVDYNPLYHVSYLVDECSIGFSGVIFSMIVIETSLSGVQYRSVFGLFNVPAKWYAWILLILFQFLASNVSLLGHLSGILSGFAYTHGLFNYLLPGPSFYSSIEGLSMLSVCVRRPGFILCTGGTTYGQLPTHSNMSTPPSSLINANFLRNISSWMPSRRTSTVQTSTNQEQEDPRFPGRGRTLASTGTEPTAREASANLHARLLDNSTPSDLLTNSQHAAANTVRADATVTADQTDTFDEELKKLVGMGFERTQAEVALAAADGDPNVAIEILMSQQD; from the exons ATGCGCCCCAACATCGTCACGGAG GCTGGGATTTCAACTAGGTTGAACCAGTGGTGGAGCAGCACCCCGTTCATTACTTCCGGCGTTACCATAATATGTGCGGCGATATATCTGGTGTGCTTGTTGATTGGATATGACTCCTATGCCGAGATATGCTTCTTGCCTTCTGCAGTGGCCTCACATTTTCAAG TGTACAGGTTCTACACATCTGTTCTGTTTCATGGCTCTTTGCTTCATGTGCTATTCAACATGCTGACCTTTGTACCCTTGGGGACTGAGTTGGAGAGAATTATGGGATCAGTCCGTCTCTTGTTCCTGATGTTCCTTCTTGCAACGACTAATGCAATTTTCCATCTCATCGTTGCCTTCTTGGTGGATTACAATCCTTTATACCATGTCTCATATCTTGTGGATGAATGTTCGATTGGCTTTTCTGGAGTTATATTCTCAATGATAGTCATTGAGACAAGCCTGAGTGGAGTGCAATATCGAAG TGTCTTCGGTCTCTTCAATGTCCCTGCAAAATG GTATGCATGGATTTTGCTGATACTGTTTCAGTTTCTCGCTAGTAATGTTTCATTACTGGGGCACCTCTCTGGCATCTTGTCTGGATTTGCAT ACACTCATGGGCTGTTCAACTACTTGCTGCCTGGACCATCGTTTTACTCTTCTATTGAAGGCTTGTCCATGCTA TCTGTTTGTGTTAGGCGTCCTGGCTTTATTCTCTGTACTGGAGGAACAACATATGGCCAGCTTCCTACACATTCTAATATGTCCACTCCACCCAG CTCTCTGATAAATGCAAATTTCTTGAGAAATATTTCGTCATGGATGCCAAGTAGGCGTACATCCACTGTTCAGACGTCTACTAATCAG GAACAAGAAGACCCGAGATTTCCAGGGAGAGGGCGGACGCTTGCTTCTACAGGAACCGAACCAACTGCAAGGGAGGCCAGTGCAAATTTGCATGCTAGGTTGTTGGATAACTCAACCCCAAGCGACCTTCTAACAAATTCACA GCATGCAGCAGCAAACACTGTCAGAGCTGATGCAACAGTAACAGCTGACCAG ACTGATACATTTGATGAAGAGCTTAAGAAGCTGGTTGGAATGGGCTTTGAAAGG ACTCAGGCTGAAGTTGCTCTTGCTGCCGCGGACGGAGATCCCAATGTTGCCATTGAGATTCTCATGAGCCAGCAG GATTAG
- the LOC123452074 gene encoding glutamyl-tRNA(Gln) amidotransferase subunit C, chloroplastic/mitochondrial isoform X1, with product MLSAAASAIPRLRWAATPGRASPSTRWSLLRRRPLSSSPSAAPTAGPGALEPPDLPRLANSARISLSPQEAEEFAPKIQQVVDWFGQLQSVDLESIEPSLRAGTHPYTAAGSSLREDKAEPFANRDAIIEALPSYDDPYIKVPNALTKE from the exons ATGctctccgccgccgcctcggccATTCCCAGGCTCCGGTGGGCCGCGACGCCGGGGCGCGCTTCGCCGAGCACCCGGTGGTCTCTGCTGCGGCGGCGCCCACTCTCCTCCTCCCCGAGCGCAGCGCCCACTGCGGGGCCGGGGGCCCTGGAGCCGCCGGACCTTCCCCGCCTCGCCAACTCTGCCCGCATATCTCTCTCTCCGCAAGAG GCTGAGGAGTTCGCGCCCAAGATTCAGCAGGTGGTGGACTG GTTTGGGCAACTTCAGTCGGTTGATCTTGAATCCATTGAGCCTTCACTTCGGGCTGGTACTCATCCAT ATACTGCAGCTGGCAGTTCTTTGAGAGAAGACAAGGCGGAACCATTTGCTAACAG AGATGCCATAATAGAGGCCCTTCCAAGTTACGATGATCCATACATCAAAGTGCCAAATGCGCTGACTAAAGAATGA
- the LOC123452074 gene encoding glutamyl-tRNA(Gln) amidotransferase subunit C, chloroplastic/mitochondrial isoform X2 — translation MLSAAASAIPRLRWAATPGRASPSTRWSLLRRRPLSSSPSAAPTAGPGALEPPDLPRLANSARISLSPQEAEEFAPKIQQVVDWFGQLQSVDLESIEPSLRADTAAGSSLREDKAEPFANRDAIIEALPSYDDPYIKVPNALTKE, via the exons ATGctctccgccgccgcctcggccATTCCCAGGCTCCGGTGGGCCGCGACGCCGGGGCGCGCTTCGCCGAGCACCCGGTGGTCTCTGCTGCGGCGGCGCCCACTCTCCTCCTCCCCGAGCGCAGCGCCCACTGCGGGGCCGGGGGCCCTGGAGCCGCCGGACCTTCCCCGCCTCGCCAACTCTGCCCGCATATCTCTCTCTCCGCAAGAG GCTGAGGAGTTCGCGCCCAAGATTCAGCAGGTGGTGGACTG GTTTGGGCAACTTCAGTCGGTTGATCTTGAATCCATTGAGCCTTCACTTCGGGCTG ATACTGCAGCTGGCAGTTCTTTGAGAGAAGACAAGGCGGAACCATTTGCTAACAG AGATGCCATAATAGAGGCCCTTCCAAGTTACGATGATCCATACATCAAAGTGCCAAATGCGCTGACTAAAGAATGA